TCGCGAAGCGGTCGCCGGCGATGACGAAGTTCTCGCCGCGGTGTACGCGCTCGCGGAAGTCCGGCATGAGGAAGCGGAACGAGCCCGCTCGCCAGCGGTGATCCAGTGTCTCGAGGCTCTCCGACACGCAGTCGTTCGACGGCGTGATCTGGTCCGTGTCGATCGCGTTGAGCTTCTTCCCCGGCACCTTGGGGTCCCAGAAGATCAGCGCTTTCCCGCGTATCGCGCGACCGCCGTCGTCTCGTGGGCCACCGGCGTGGTCGGGTCCGGCGATCGTTCTTGCGTCGACGCCGGGCAGTAGCTTGGCTGGTCGGATGGTCTGGGTCATTGCTTCGATTGTGGCACTCTGCCGCTTGTGTGCTGCGTCTTCATCCTGCTTGCGTTCTTCACGCCGCGGATCGTGCTGTTCGTGATGTGGCTCTTCACGAACTACTTGAGCCGCGCGTTCGACGGATTCGTCATGCCGTTCCTGGGGTTCTTGTTCTTACCCACCACCACGCTCGCGTACGCGATCGCTCAGAACGAGCTCGGTGGTGTGAACGGCCTCGGATTGATCGTCATCCTCATCGGCCTCGCGGTCGATATCGGCCTGCTCGGGGGCGGCGCGCGACGACGGCGCGGCTAGCTCTTCGCGAGCCGCTCCAGCTCGGCATCGGTCAAGAGACGATCCGAGGCTTTCGCCGATTCGAAGACGCGGGCGATACGTTCGCGCGTCGGCTCGAAGCCATGAGACTCGAGCCAGTACACGACGTTCGACTCCCCGCTCATCGGGCCGACCTCGATCCGCTGCTCGCGGCCGAGCACCGAGGCCGGAACACCGCTGTACACGCGGTCCGCCAGAGCGCGGTCACCCTTTCGCAGCGCTTTGATCACGGCGGCCGCGTGCACTCCTGTTCCGGTGCGGAAGGCGTCGGAGCCCAGCGCCGGATAGTTCGGCGGGATCGGAATGCCGCAGTGCTCCGCGACGAGCGCCGCGTATTCAGCGAGCGGTGTGAGGTCGCGGTCGATGAGACCCCAGATCTGCATGTTCACGAGCAGCTGGTCCATCGAGGTGTTGCCAACACGTTCGCCGATCCCCAGTGCGCAGCCGTGAACGCGGTCGGCGACCGCCGTCGCGGTGAGTGCGTTGATCGTTCCGAGGCCGCGGTCGTTGTGCCCGTGATAGTCGAGCTTGACCTCCCGGCCTTTGATGACGTCATCACGGAGGAACGTCAGGAGATTGCGCACGCCTTCGGGCGTGGCATGGCCGACCGTGTCGGAAGCGCAGATACGTTCCGCGCCGCAGCCAATCGCAGTGTCGTACAGCGTGCTGAGCGTTTCCGGGTCCGCCCGCGTCGTGTCCTCGGTCACGAACATCACCGGCAGCCCGTTCTTCACGAGCGTCGTCACCGACTCCTCGACGTTCCTCAGCATCGTGTCGAGCGACCAATCCTCCGCGAGGCGGCGGATGGGCGACGATCCGATGAAGGCGCAGCTCTCGATCTTCACCCCGGACTGGATCGCGGTCTCGATCGCGCCCTGCACGTCGACCGGATGCGTGCGGATCGCCTGGTTCGGGCGCAGCTTCTTGAGCTTCGTCGTTTCCTTCGCGAGCTCGACGATCTCCGCGCGTGCGCGCGGCGATGCGCCGGGGAGCCCGATGTCCGCGGTGTCGATGCCGAGCTGATCCATCAGCTGGAGGAGCCGCTTCTTCACCGCGAGCGGCGGGTTGCGCACCGACGGACCTTGCAGTCCGTCGCGGAGCGTCTCGTCGTCGAGCTCGACGGCGCGGTAGTCCGCCTTCATCGCGCGGCCGTCGCGGTTCCAGTCGTAGATGAGGTGATCGAGTTCGCTCATCGCCCTTCCTTCGGCGCGGGCTCGGGCGCGAGCGCGAAGCCGACGCGAGCGCCGACGCTCCAGCGCAAGAAGACGAGATCGACGGCGTCGAATCCGGCGTGGCGCGCCGCGGTGAACGTGTAGCGGGTCGTGATGCCCGCGAACGTAGTTGCCTCGAGGCGGTCCCGCAAACGCGCGCGGTCCGGTGTGCCGCCGGCACTCTCGGCCGCTGCGTCGATGAGGGCGAGCGCGTCGTAGGCGGTCGCCGCGAGCGTGCTCGCCGCGCCATGGCGAGCGGTGAATG
This is a stretch of genomic DNA from Candidatus Limnocylindria bacterium. It encodes these proteins:
- a CDS encoding LeuA family protein, whose protein sequence is MSELDHLIYDWNRDGRAMKADYRAVELDDETLRDGLQGPSVRNPPLAVKKRLLQLMDQLGIDTADIGLPGASPRARAEIVELAKETTKLKKLRPNQAIRTHPVDVQGAIETAIQSGVKIESCAFIGSSPIRRLAEDWSLDTMLRNVEESVTTLVKNGLPVMFVTEDTTRADPETLSTLYDTAIGCGAERICASDTVGHATPEGVRNLLTFLRDDVIKGREVKLDYHGHNDRGLGTINALTATAVADRVHGCALGIGERVGNTSMDQLLVNMQIWGLIDRDLTPLAEYAALVAEHCGIPIPPNYPALGSDAFRTGTGVHAAAVIKALRKGDRALADRVYSGVPASVLGREQRIEVGPMSGESNVVYWLESHGFEPTRERIARVFESAKASDRLLTDAELERLAKS
- a CDS encoding ABC transporter substrate-binding protein, producing the protein FTARHGAASTLAATAYDALALIDAAAESAGGTPDRARLRDRLEATTFAGITTRYTFTAARHAGFDAVDLVFLRWSVGARVGFALAPEPAPKEGR